The DNA window tatggcatgccatttgtatctaATCTAGTCTgataagttaatagggtattattttacttttccaatttcgaattcatttccacaacaatttcaaatattcaatcaaatcaaaacatctattatttcaattcacatataattcaatattcacACATATTCTTACTTAATTTCAAATGTTATTACTTACCTTACTTTGAATGTCCCATGATTATTATTTCAATATAGCATTTAGTAAATAGTTtaagttatagtaatacaaacccagAATACACGTTTACTCCTCAAcgatattttcttttcctttggatgCCGATGCCTTgttttccttgttagctacgaaaataataactaatttcactattaattacaacattaaattataaaaataataataataattaaattttattcaattcctacttattcccaatttaattctaactaaacCTCCTTACTTTTCTAGCTTAATTCATACTTCTTTTCTACTTAATTTCTTCCCTTATTTAACTCAACTATTCAATATTCATAATTAATCCCTAATTTAAGACTTCTTATAACTTAATCCCAACTATGTAAAACTTATAGCtcactttacaatttgatcctttaaCCAATTCTAACtaaaatttctatcaattaaacccctaatttaacaactttttcaacatgaatcatgttcaaaaacctatgaacttccaTATCCTccacttaatttcaacaaaactttattttaaagcttctaaaatatcaaaattaagagaaaatagctaaatttagcttaccaattaaacttgaagctttaaaatccaaattttccccttttcttttctttccctttttcttcccctgttttcgttttgttctctgtttcttttctgttcttcttttgtttctttttctttttattatttttctattaactttcaaaatttcaacttaaatctaagagtatttcactctaggattccaaaaacattaaatttataagaaaagagactaatttgacttaccaaattaagcttGAAACTTCAAAACCccaatttcccttttctttctttccttttttccttctctgtttcgttttaatctttctgtttctttcttatttcttttctatttcatatatatatattattctaaatatctattaaatatttaatcatatattcacatTTGTACTCCATCAATGCCATACAATTGTCACTACTTAATttgtttatcaaataaaaaatctcataatataattatttaattaataattatcttttacttaatttccaagtaaataaatataatacacttGTATCTTATGTTTACCATACACttgggcaaaatcataatttattattaaatatcttttaatttaataataactaataataaataataaatatcttatacttaattaataagcaaattaaatctataaactacaaatatatacatattttaattacacatgcattattttatcaccatcCATTTGTCAAAATCATaacttatttatcatataaaaatcttataatatagttattttgaattaatttaatataatttataacttaacaaaaatattagattttgGTTTTAATGTTTGCTGCCTCATATTCCAAatatggcttaattgccattttgatCCTTTATACTTCCTTTTAATCTATagttaaacttttaccctttactctatttaatcttttttcttaattattcttaaatagactaaattcacctaattaatacCTAATTAAGCACCCGACTgaactcataattatttctaataattatttatgactcagtttactaAGATGGAGgtccgataatgtactttttcggCGCCCACAGATTTTAGGTCGTTACATTTGGCCGTCCAAGAATGAGAAagaaattgatttaatcttttaaaagttataaagatataagttattaaaattgtgaaatttcacttttaccatcacaaaaaaaaaaacacaactttatTTCGACATCCCTCAAAAAATTTTCTGACTCCGCCCCTGATTGCAGttcaatttaaaagaaataatttcagttataaaaccataaaaactttaaaaatattaactttatttcaatatgatattatttaattCTTGTTATCAGTAGAAGAATTAActttaatctatttaataataaagagAATAATTCAATAAATCTTTACAATGTACATTTACCATAATTTGcatcatccattttcatatataaaatgaaattaataataaattattaaagtcAAAGaagtttagtttaatttaattgattcaaaGGAACAATAAAGGCATTACTTAGTGGGAATTCCAACATTAATTGCCACCGTTGCATACACTACACGTTGACGGTGTTATAATAAAgtctacttttttatttaaataattaaatgaaatgcacctttatttatttattatttattgtacaTATTTATTTAAAGAAGGGGAGCCTAAATTTTGCTTTTGGTAGGCACTTACTTGCCTAATTGTGACCAAATTAAAAGCAAAAGAGGATTTTCCAttgagatttttttaaatttgtatatttgtGATGTAGTTGTACATTATGATTatgtattaatatattaaatatttatattatattaatatatatttaacctaaaatttaaaaaaaatcaaaatttaatggttgaattatattttaagtatctgaaaatgcaataattttttttattaaactaaagcaaaataaataaatgtgggtCAGCATTTCAAGAAAATCTATGCAGACTTGTGTCCTTAGGGAAAAATAAAAGTTCGCGTGTTGATATGATGGTGAGGGTGTTTATCGCCCTAAGTTGGCTTAAGTTTAAGTCGTGCTAGTTGTATTGATGTTAAGGTTTTGCCCTTCttttataattcatcaaaaaatgtTTAGAGAAAAGTATTAGCTAAAACTTattcatgcaaaaaaaaaaatggaactACTTTGTCTATTTTATAAGTAGAGGgggtaaaatacaatctaacttctAATAGAGGGACATATATagggccaaaatttttttttcaagtgaaaaaatttgtataaatttcTAATTATAAACTATTTGTTAGTTGTTTTTTTAGTAGTTTTCATGTCTGTTTTACGTAAGTGTCACGGGGCTAAATCTTTCGTCTCGCGATCTGTGTGGTCTTAAGCGATCCGTTCGTTCAAACTCACCTAAGTTAGCTTTTACTCAAGTGAGGATCCCTTAATAACTCCTCCAATACACCAATTTGTAGAGCGGAAACGATTTATGCCAAAAGTAGCTTACAAAGAAAAACAGAAAGAGCGCACACAAGGTGTGTGCATTCTTTCTTTGgctttatgttgttattttttgcttcttttggcataatcGCTTCCGCTGTACAGATTGGTGCCTTAAAGAATTTtaaaggaatcctcacttttgggAGTAAAAGCTGACTTAGGTGAGTTTAGAGCTAACGGATCACCTAAGGCTGCACGAATCGCAAGACAAAATATCTATCCCTGTGACATAAGGATGAAGATAAAAGACTTGAGTAGCCTTGCTTTcgaaaaaagggtaaattattcATTTAACCCCTTtagattttatgaaattatataagtTAATTAGTGATAAAATTACGTTTTCTCCCGTCAAATTATGATTCATCTCTCATGCTTAAAAGtaatttgtatttaattataaattagaaAACCAATTATTCGATTTTTTTAAGAGTTAGTATGGAAAATAAATgttgcaaaaatattaaatacatgtaAATGCCAAAATCCTAAATTTCTACCACTCTTTGCTCTTTATTGTCTTGCACCAACCAGACAATTTCTTCTTTTAAACGACAAAAATAATCTTCCacatatattatttcaatatatatagtggccaatatatattgttattttgctAAGAATTCTTATAAAATTCAGATTCTACTTCAcatgaatttatttttatgatcATGGAACAATATCTTTTATAACCTAAAAATATTTAGTACATcatgtgaaaaatatatattaaaaaaacaataattttattctaaaaaaacttggtatgtttacatttttttatttctaaaaaatggCTGTGTTTAGGGGCTGATTTTTTTTAGATAAGTTTTGAAAATATTGTTTATTGAGTAGATGATCGAACCCTCAATAATGGTTTATATTTCTTTGAGTCGAGCTTAAGTTTTTGGTTTCTTACTTTGATGAGAATTCGAGACAGTGTTTATAGAGTAAGAACACTTCATCGGGCCAAAACTACTTACCAAGGGGACAAACATGTCGTGTGTCTGATGGGTTTCAGACCCTCGACTTATAACATATAGGTCATTGTCAGGGAGAGGTGGTATCACTTGATCTAAGAATGGTCTAATTTgatgaatcactttcaccttgTGAACCTCACCTCAGGCTCATGCTTTCATCGGCTTTAGGAGACAAAACCCTAACTCAATTTAGGAACAATATTGATCATTATCAGGGGTTCGTACGACCAAAGATAAGACAAAGGCCCAAATGCTAGATTTTTcatttaatcccttaattttttATGAAGTTACATGATATACTTATAAAATCACACTTTAATCCctttaataatttacaattcatCTTTAAccctctaaaataattttttgacttcgTCCCTGAGACTACCTACCTGACAGACAATATTTTCAAgacaaatattaaatataaattataaatatttgaaaaataaataatgtacTTAACAATCCCTATAAACAGAAGAATCTGCTTCACATAAACATATTAGGTTCGTAATCATGGAACTAATATCACGATTAACATTACCACGTTGGATTATTGAATAACCTTCAACTGAGTCAGAACTCAACCCACTGAGTGAACCCGCTTCTTGAAATGACTCGGTCAATGTTGTCAACTCTACATTCTTCATTATATAGCCATTGCCGACGAGTTGACTGAAAATTCCCGACTCAGATACCGAGTTCTTATTCTTATGCTGCCGTATTGTAGCTCTAACAACCTGAGTCAACATTGCATTGGCTAACCTCCGAGTTCCCCTAACTCCACCCATCAAAATCGCCGAGTTAACCCGACAATGAGACTGAGTTTTCTCCGAGTTACTTTTACTGTTGTTGCTGCAGCtgctaaataaataaatggacTCGGAACTCCGACTCCTAACACGGCCGAGCGGATCACTGAGTAACAGTAAACTCTTAACATCTAATAACATTACATAATTGAAATTTCGCCTTAATTTTCCTAATAACATTGGATAACAAGCCCATCTTCTTAAACTCAGTGGAATATAATCCAAAAACCCACCCAACGAGTTCTCAGGATCCAACTCATTCACATCAAACCCCACAACTGAGCCATAAATCAACCGAATTGACTCACTTTCATCTTCATTTGAACTACTATAATTCCCTCTCCCCTTCTTTCCCCAAATCGGTTCTCCCATATCTTTCTTCCCAGATTTCCAAAACTGGGTCGAGTTGAAACGAAAGGCTGAGTCACGGGAACTCGTAGTATTCAACTCGTTGTAATATCGAACGAGTTTCGAGAATGACTCGTTCTCTTCATGAATCAAAAAGCTGAATCTAGAAGATAATAAAGAAGACCCAAAAAGGAAAACAATGTCAGCTCTTGAAGTGATACCGGATCTATGTAAGACTCGTAAGAAAAGCTTGAGTTCATCTTCGGCTATATCTTCAACAACATGGCAAATGATAAGCTGGTCCATGGCGGTTGTTCCACGTCTATACAAAGTACCCATCCCATGTAAAGCGAACGAAGAAGAAGACGAAACGACATTGGGTTTTTTCTTGAGTACATGCAGAGGTTTAAAACCCCAAATAGAAGAAGAGGAAGGTTCAAGAGTTGAGAGAGTGAAGAAGAGAAGAGTGAGGGAAACTAAAAGAGCGCACATGGAAATGGTGAATCGAGCTTTGGTGAAAAGGAGATTGGGATTTGTTCTTTTAATGAATCTTGATGATGATGTTTTATTATTGGTGGTGGTATTATTAATGGAGTTGCCGATGATTTTGTTGTGGATGGCTTCGGGAAAGAAGACGAGAAGAAAACCCATTGCcttgttttctttgtttcttccGTTGACGGTGTTCGTGGAGGCAGCTCCGGCGGAACACATGGCTGTTTCTTCCCCCCTTGACCCTTCCTTTTTTTAAGAGTCTGCTTTTTTAGGTCTGTGCTCACGAAGGATGTTTCATCACTTTTTGTTGAAGGGGAACGCTGTGCTTCTATTTAATTGTCTTACAAACTATTTAGGGTAATTTGTACTTATAGTCCCCAATATATTGTAAACAGTGAAATGTGACCTTTGGGTGAATAAGGCCGAGGCTGAGCAACGATTAGAAAAAATTATTGGAATTGTACTTCACTTGACCTGTGTACACCTCTAATAACAAgtcataatttcacttaatttaGTGGATAATTAAAggattaatatatcatttggcaTTTGAACttacttttaatatttaatttggtatcTACATTTTTTTGgtctcaatttaatatttaagtttggtttcaatattcaatttgatacatAAGTCAAATGGTATAATGTGACCCAATGAATATTTGACACGTGTACTCTAATACTTTAAAATAACGTAGATAATTGGgataaaaaaaacttaagtactaaattaaaaattaaaaccaaactcAAGTGCTTAActgaaaaaaatttaagtatcagTTTGAAAAAACACATACCAATTTGAATATTGAAGCGAAACTTAAGCATTAATTTTGGACAGAAAAAATCAAATTACCAAACTAAACACTACAGCCAAAATAAGGTACCAAATCGTATATTAACCcataattaaatttttcattgaatataaaaggttaaattctactattagtcacTCTACTTTATGGAAATTGTAGATTTAGTctctaatatttaatttgattaaatttaatccatttacttttcaaattagtCAATTTGGTCCCTATACTTTTTCTAGTTTTGAACTTTTAGTCTTGAATAAAAAAGTAATAGTTAAATTTGGttggttaaatttaatta is part of the Gossypium hirsutum isolate 1008001.06 chromosome D11, Gossypium_hirsutum_v2.1, whole genome shotgun sequence genome and encodes:
- the LOC107925807 gene encoding uncharacterized protein, giving the protein MCSAGAASTNTVNGRNKENKAMGFLLVFFPEAIHNKIIGNSINNTTTNNKTSSSRFIKRTNPNLLFTKARFTISMCALLVSLTLLFFTLSTLEPSSSSIWGFKPLHVLKKKPNVVSSSSSFALHGMGTLYRRGTTAMDQLIICHVVEDIAEDELKLFLRVLHRSGITSRADIVFLFGSSLLSSRFSFLIHEENESFSKLVRYYNELNTTSSRDSAFRFNSTQFWKSGKKDMGEPIWGKKGRGNYSSSNEDESESIRLIYGSVVGFDVNELDPENSLGGFLDYIPLSLRRWACYPMLLGKLRRNFNYVMLLDVKSLLLLSDPLGRVRSRSSESIYLFSSCSNNSKSNSEKTQSHCRVNSAILMGGVRGTRRLANAMLTQVVRATIRQHKNKNSVSESGIFSQLVGNGYIMKNVELTTLTESFQEAGSLSGLSSDSVEGYSIIQRGNVNRDISSMITNLICLCEADSSVYRDC